The Brevinema andersonii DNA segment CGGATTTTGATTGAACAAAAATCAGATGTTAACTCCACAGATAAATTCAATAAGACACCCCTACTCTATGCTATTAATAACAATGCGATGAACATTGTACAAGAGTTAGTGAACGCCGGGGCTGACGTAAATGTTAGAGACGAAAACAATTCGACAGGCGTTATCATAGCTGCCCAAAACGGGGAATTAGGATTATTAGAATATCTTGTAAACAGAGGTGCAAATGTTAACAATAAAGATAATCAAGGACGTACAGCATTAATGTATGCAGTCAATTCACGTAACAAGGCTGTTGTTGATTATCTGCTGACGAAAAATGTTGATATTGACGCCCAAGATGCAACTGGATGGACAGCATTAATGTTTGCAGCTAGTGATGGGCTTGTTGATATTACAAAGTCACTTATTGATAAAGGTGCTTATTTGGATTCTCAAAACCGTTACGGTCAAACAGCTCTAATGCGTGCGGTTATCTGGGGCAGAGTTACTATGGTTAAATATCTCGTTGGGAAAGGTGCCTTAACAGATATTAAAGACAATTCTGGTAAGAATGCACTAATGTGGGCCGGAGAACGAGGTAATGCTGAAATCATACAATATTTGGTTGCAGATCCTAATTCAACTAATAAATAAATTTTAATCTCCTCCGTTTGGAGGAGATTCTTATAAAATAAATAAATTCCTAAAAATCAATAAATAGTACACTACTATCAATTACATTTCATACTTAAAGCTATCCAAAAATTAAGAGTAGTCAAATTTAACAAATAAAAGTTTTTGAATTGTTCTTTATATTTTCATTAAATTCAGACATAGAATATTTTTAAATTTAGTATATTGTTTATTCTTTTTCTTTCAAAAAAGTCGATATATCCTTCGCATAAAATAACAGCCCAATTACAACATTTCATGCTGGTTAGAGATATGCTATTAATCTATTTTTTAGTAAATTAGCGAGAATACTTGACTTTCTCAGAAGATTCTTATATAATAAAAATAAAGTTGTTATGAGGAAGGAGTAATAGATGCAAATTTTATTGATCTTTTTATTATTATTGCCTGTTTATAATCTAGCTGGTGATCTAACACGATCAAAATATTATAGGAATGATCCTAAAGCTATTATTTATGAAGCTGTGGAACTCTACAAAAATCCGCTTGAAGTCAGCTTATATGGTATCTGGAAAAAAAATAATACAAATTATGTACAAATTAGAGAAGCAACCAATTTTCCTATGTTTTATGAAGAAGTCGGAGTAATGGATACGTTATCATTACAAGGTTTTAACAAAAAACTTGAAAAGACTTCAGCTTATAAAATTTATAATAATCAATTTTTATTTACTTTTGATATTGTCAACACAAAATATGAAATAAAAATATATAAATTTGATATGGTCAATAGAGATCATATTAAACTGATACCTTATATTTTCAATAAAACTATTACTAATAAAAATTACATTCGGGATATTGATATTGATGATATTCGTGCTATATATGAAGGTGAAATTAATATTAATAATTATCTTCAAAAACGTAAACGTATGCTTCAAGACACAAAAAATGCTTTTGATCTTATCAGGCTAAATACAACACTATCTCAAAAAGGACAAAGAACCCGTTAAATAACGGGTTCTTTTATTTTATTTTTCATCATTCCAATAATACCTCCTGTTATGATACAGCCAACTAAAATAGAAATTATATACATAAACACATGCTTAACTAAAGGAAATACAAAAATACCTCCATGTGGTGCAGGCAACTCGCAACCAAAAAACATTGATAATGCACCTGCCACCGCAGAACCTATGATACAAGCCGGAATAATCCGTATTGGATCACTAACAGCAAATGGAATTGCCGACTCCGTGATAAAACATGCACCCATTATATAACATGTTAATCCAGATTCTCGCTCTGCAGGAGTAAACTTTTTTCGAAAAAACGTCGTCGCTAAAGCAATACCCAATGGTGGCACCATTCCTCCTGCCATAACAGCTGCATGAGGTAAATTATTTCCAGCTTGTATTGCAGCTATTCCAAATGTGAATGCAGCTTTATTCACAGGACCACCCATATCTACTGCCATCATGCCAGCAAGCAAAGCCCCTAATAAAACTAAGTTACCACTGCTCATAGAATTAAGAAAATTATTTACTCCACTATTAATAGCAGACACATAACTCAAAATAGGAAGCAAGACAATTCCTGTTAGCAGAAGACTAAAAACTGGATAAAATAAAACGGGTTTTAAACCATCTAACTGTTTAGGAAGTAAAGAAAAAACTTTTTTAAGAAGAACAATCGAATATCCTCCGATAAAGCCTGCTAACAATCCTCCTAAAAAGCCGCCGCCACTATTTACCGCCAAATACCCACCTACCATAGCAGGCATCAAAGCTGGACGTTCGGCGATTCCAAAACCAATATATCCTGCCATGACTGGCACCATTAAAGCAAACGCTCCTTGAGCACCCAGTATGTGAAAAAATTGAGCTATAGGATTAAAATCGGGAGAATTAGGGTCTGAAGCATTTATTCCAAATAAAAAACTCAGAGCAATGAGAATACCTCCTCCAACAACAAAAGGCAGCATATAAGATACACCTGTCATCAACTGCCCATAAACTCCTTTTTTAGTTTCTCCAAGTGGTGTATTGTCCTTAGCAGTATAAAGCTTTCCATGAGTCAATGCTTGTTCTATGACTTCATCAGCTTTACGCACGGCATTACCAGCACTGGTTGAGTACATCATTTTATTGTTAAACCGAGACAAATCCAAGTCTCGATCAGATGCAACAATAACTACTTTTGCATTTTTAATTTCTTGATCAGAAAGAATATTTTTTGGACCATCGGCACCATTTGTTTCAACTTTTATGGTTAAATTTTGTTTTTGAGCACTTTTTTTGAGTGCATCTGCAGCCATATAAGTATGAGCAATACCTGTCGGACAAGCCGTTACCGCTACAATATCAAAGGATTTCCAACCATCTGTATCAGACTCAGACAAATCCGGTAAATTCTTGAAAACATCCCATACTGCCTGAGAATCCGATGCATTTAGCAGTTTCTTGACAAGATATTCATCATTTAAGATCGTTCCTAACGTTTGAAGTATTTCTATATGAAGATTATTTTCATTTTCTGGAACACCTATCATAAAAATCAAACGCACAGTTTCTTGAGTTTCTTCATTCCAAACAACAGGCTCTTTAGTAATACCTACCACCAATCCTGCCTTATCTATACAAACACATTTTGCATGAGGAACAGCAATATTTTCCTCTACAATTGTAGGGTCTTTGTGCTCCCTTTCTTGTAGATGATTATATAATTCTTGCTTATCATGAGCATTTCCCGATTGAACAAAACGTTCTGCCAATTCATTAAGAATTTGACTTTTGTTATTGTTTTTCATAGGTACAACTATATTATCCAAAACAAGCAAATTATTCAAAAATTTCATAAAAACTTCCTATATTTGTGATATTTTAACATTTTTTACTAAACGTTCCGCTGTTTCCAAGGTACACAACCCATGAGAAAAAACAGTACCTGCAGCACAAGCAACACCATAAGCAAAAGAAAGTTTAGGATCATCAGATTTTAAATACCGTGCAATAAAACCCGCTACTAATGAATCACCAGCACCAACACTGCTTACTAGCTCACCCTCTAACGCAGGAGCATAGAATACCTCAGTATCTGTCAGCAAATAGGCTCCATCCTTTCCTAAGGAAACAATAATATATGTGATGTTAGTATCATTCTTTAAATTTTGAGCCAACTTTAGAGCTTCTTCATTAGAACAGATCTCACAGCCAAATAGTTCACTTAACTCGTCTTTATTTGGCTTGATCAGAAAAAGATTCTTAACAGTAATAATCTCCTTCAAAGCTACACCTCTTGTATCAGCAATAATACGAGTATCCGGTACCAATAAAGCTAACTCCTTATAAATAGCATCAGATACGCCTTTCGGTAGAGAACCAGATAAAATTAAAGTATCATCCTTTGTTAAATGAGCTATTTCATATTTAACTTGTTCGATTTCTTGTAAAGTCAGCTCTGGAGCCACCCCATGGATCTCTGTTTCAGAAATAGCTGTTCTCAGCTTAGTATTAATGCGTGTCCTTTCTTTAATAGAAATGGCTTTTAATTCCGGTATTTGTGATTTGATATAATCACCCGTAAATCCTCCCAACACTGCTAATGCAGTATTAGCAATACCAAGATTATTCAAAACACGGGAGACATTGATACCTTTCCCTCCTGCTTGAAAACTGACTCCTTTTGCCGATAAACTTTTACCTTCAGAAAAACTATCTATTTTCATATGATAATCAACAGCAGGATTTAATGTCACTGTTAAAACCATTTTTACCTCATATACAACTTTAATATTATTAAGAAATACAAAGTTTTGTCAAAATATATGACAAACAATTAGACATTTCTCAAAAGAACACCGATATTACTATCGGCAAAAATCCACTATACTTAATTTTTTGTTGTAAGAACTATTTTTTTTAAAATTTGATATCTAAAGAAAGCATAAAATATTTAAATTTCTGTTTCTATTATTTATTAAATAAAAAAGAAAGGATTAAAATAGTGATAATTTGGAAAGACGAATATACTTGAAATTAACCTGTAAGTTTAGTGTTCAGATTCTTCTTACTTAGAATTAACGGAAATTGTCATGCGAAGTTTGATTTGGCACTTATTTTAA contains these protein-coding regions:
- a CDS encoding 1-phosphofructokinase family hexose kinase, with amino-acid sequence MVLTVTLNPAVDYHMKIDSFSEGKSLSAKGVSFQAGGKGINVSRVLNNLGIANTALAVLGGFTGDYIKSQIPELKAISIKERTRINTKLRTAISETEIHGVAPELTLQEIEQVKYEIAHLTKDDTLILSGSLPKGVSDAIYKELALLVPDTRIIADTRGVALKEIITVKNLFLIKPNKDELSELFGCEICSNEEALKLAQNLKNDTNITYIIVSLGKDGAYLLTDTEVFYAPALEGELVSSVGAGDSLVAGFIARYLKSDDPKLSFAYGVACAAGTVFSHGLCTLETAERLVKNVKISQI
- a CDS encoding PTS fructose transporter subunit IIABC translates to MKFLNNLLVLDNIVVPMKNNNKSQILNELAERFVQSGNAHDKQELYNHLQEREHKDPTIVEENIAVPHAKCVCIDKAGLVVGITKEPVVWNEETQETVRLIFMIGVPENENNLHIEILQTLGTILNDEYLVKKLLNASDSQAVWDVFKNLPDLSESDTDGWKSFDIVAVTACPTGIAHTYMAADALKKSAQKQNLTIKVETNGADGPKNILSDQEIKNAKVVIVASDRDLDLSRFNNKMMYSTSAGNAVRKADEVIEQALTHGKLYTAKDNTPLGETKKGVYGQLMTGVSYMLPFVVGGGILIALSFLFGINASDPNSPDFNPIAQFFHILGAQGAFALMVPVMAGYIGFGIAERPALMPAMVGGYLAVNSGGGFLGGLLAGFIGGYSIVLLKKVFSLLPKQLDGLKPVLFYPVFSLLLTGIVLLPILSYVSAINSGVNNFLNSMSSGNLVLLGALLAGMMAVDMGGPVNKAAFTFGIAAIQAGNNLPHAAVMAGGMVPPLGIALATTFFRKKFTPAERESGLTCYIMGACFITESAIPFAVSDPIRIIPACIIGSAVAGALSMFFGCELPAPHGGIFVFPLVKHVFMYIISILVGCIITGGIIGMMKNKIKEPVI